In Balearica regulorum gibbericeps isolate bBalReg1 chromosome 26, bBalReg1.pri, whole genome shotgun sequence, one genomic interval encodes:
- the SUGP2 gene encoding SURP and G-patch domain-containing protein 2 isoform X1, with translation MASRRITRETFDAVVQDKVKRYRMDRSDAIEDTIHHFKAHSRLVPRPRYEDSFHDDGRYAHDNAQHHPHDDWSEDPRDDYPGPSYRSASPLVRKDNYYHEQYGRPASHDREFGCPASRDREYGRPASHDREYGRPASHDREYGHPASRDREYGRPASHDREYGRPTSHDREYGGLASHDQDYGPPDSWESTGPHETDFSSSDILGDFRSPGLMEDEYGNMENQEYDVDFGIQSDSEFRPPIRRGNIGRGRVLRGKRITRGAIKTKVFKGDIKTPLKKWNTKKLQPGPDQKPAMQPDQTPETAERPNQRPVPIQRPNQKLPPRPNQRPTITTQRPILRLPKPGHVFRNLNFDLVDKSDIFSTFGIEIIKWAGFHAIKNDAEFSRLFGALFELETETCAKMLASFKCSLKPEHRDYCFFTIKSLQHAALKTPKVDNEFLNMLLDKGAVKTKNCFFEIIKPFDKYIMRLQDRLLKGVTPLLMACNAYELSIKTSGFGNPREMASAFETTVSLCRKSLALLGQTFALASVFRQEKILEAVGLQEMAPAPTLFPNFDDSTLFGREYIENLKAWLEKSGYPIQMKKTEPESTVQLKKPSPDTKVKTPQRADRKVVETIEQLVNSIVSGTLSAKERNAQKNCPEYWFLSDEDSLEYKYYRLKLSEMQRRTSSGKEAGGEGRTLEESATESVRAMLYARRVASIKRRLFKRKRFGIITQRSIRGRKVRRATIGTQTVLSAGTVLKHQDKHLQGSVQSKPSVSETSLSENNSSLDTTSSSQCATSSEGCLPAEERADSEDLLAPPELFPPLSSHFPDVDAKTMQTAEKLAKFVAQVGPEIEQFSIDNSADNPDLWFLQDRNSSAFKFYRMKVYELCPSINFSAVSEATDAGESAKPEEKNLDISEEEEDEEEEEEDNEEEVEFEEDISQPLEEMEQAEEREEDDISAGRSVENLAEEMISKTGEEISTGEMQLATSSDGAIPNLSTQASTPAPGTLFPRKRISSKSLKVGMIPASKRICLIEEPKVHEPVRIAYDRPRGCPVTKKKKKPKDLEFSHKKLTNRNVGFQMLQKMGWQEGHGLGTRGKGIREPVKVGATSAGEGLGVAGEENKEDAFDVFRQRMIQMYRQKRASK, from the exons ATGGCCTCTCGGCGGATCACACGGGAGACGTTTGATGCTGTAGTGCAGGACAAAGTTAAAAGGTATCGCATGGACCGGAGTGATGCTATAGAGGACACAATCCATCATTTTAAAG CTCATTCAAGGCTAGTCCCAAGACCAAGATACGAAGACAGTTTTCATGATGATGGAAGATATGCTCATGACAACGCCCAGCACCATCCCCATGATGACTGGAGTGAAGACCCTAGAGATGACTATCCAGGACCTTCTTACAGATCTGCTAGTCCTCTTGTGAGGAAGGATAACTATTACCATGAACAGTATGGCCGCCCAGCATCTCATGACCGGGAATTTGGCTGCCCAGCTTCGCGTGACCGGGAGTACGGGCGTCCGGCGTCGCATGACCGGGAGTACGGGCGTCCGGCATCACATGATCGGGAGTATGGGCACCCAGCATCTCGCGATCGGGAGTACGGGCGTCCGGCTTCCCATGACCGGGAATATGGACGCCCAACTTCCCATGACCGGGAGTATGGCGGCCTGGCTTCTCATGACCAGGACTATGGTCCTCCTGATTCTTGGGAATCCACTGGACCACATGAAACTGATTTTAgttcttcagatattttaggTGATTTTAGATCACCAGGACTCATGGAAGATGAATATGGCAACATGGAAAACCAGGAGTATGATGTGGACTTTGGAATTCAATCTGACAGTGAGTTCCGACCCCCAATACGGAGGGGCAACATTGGCAGGGGAAGAGTTCTGCGAGGAAAGCGTATCACAAGGGGTGCTATTAAAACTAAAGTATTCAAAGGAGACATCAAAACGCCCCTAAAGAAATGGAACACTAAAAAACTGCAGCCAGGCCCGGATCAGAAGCCAGCTATGCAACCTGATCAAACGCCAGAAACGGCTGAACGACCAAACCAGAGGCCAGTGCCCATCCAGCGCCCTAATCAAAAGTTGCCTCCACGACCTAATCAGAGGCCAACTATAACAACCCAGAGACCTATTCTCAGGCTCCCAAAGCCTGGGCATGTTTTCAGAAATCTCAATTTTGACCTTGTGGACaaatctgacattttttcaACGTTTGGAATAGAAATTATAAAATGGGCTGGGTTTCACGCAATAAAAAACGATGCAGAATTTTCCCGGCTCTTTGGAGCTCTCTTTGAGTTAGAGACAGAAACCTGTGCAAAAATGCTTGCTTCGTTTAAATGCTCCTTGAAGCCAGAACACAGAGATTATTGTTTCTTTACTATCAAGAGTTTACAACATGCTGCTCTGAAAACTCCCAAAGTGGACAATGAGTTTTTAAATATGCTATTGGACAAGGGTGCTGTGAAAACAAAGAACTgcttctttgaaataataaaaccttTTGATAAATACATAATGAGGCTACAAGACCGCCTCCTGAAAGGTGTTACACCGCTGCTTATGGCCTGCAATGCTTATGAATTAAGCATTAAGACGAGCGGTTTTGGTAATCCAAGAGAAATGGCTAGTGCTTTTGAGACCACTGTTTCTCTTTGTCGTAAATCTTTAGCACTTCTGGGTCAAACCTTCGCTTTAGCATCTGTTTTTAGGCAAGAGAAAATACTTGAAGCTGTGGGGCTCCAGGAAATGGCTCCAGCACCAACACTATTCCCAAACTTTGATGATTCAACATTGTTTGGAAGGGAGTACATTGAAAACTTGAAGGCTTGGCTGGAAAAGAGTGGATATCcaattcagatgaaaaaaactgAACCAGAGTCCACAGTACAGCTTAAAAAACCCTCTCCTGACACAAAAGTTAAAA CCCCACAGCGAGCTGACCGGAAAGTTGTAGAGACAATTGAACAGCTAGTGAATAGCATTGTTTCAGGAACCTTGTCTGCCAAAGAGAGAAATGCTCAAAAGAACTGTCCTGAATATTG gTTCTTATCTGATGAAGATAGTCTAGAATACAAGTATTACAGACTGAAGTTATCAGAGATGCAAAGGCGGACATCATCTGGAAAGGAAGCAGGTGGTGAGGGCAGAACACTAGAAGAATCTGCAACAGAATCAGTCAGGGCCATGTTGTATGCCAGAAGAGTCGCAAGTATTAAGAGAAggctgtttaaaagaaaaaggtttggAATTATCACGCAACGTAGTATTCGAGGAAGGAAGGTGAGGAGAGCGACCATAGGAACACAGACTGTGCTTtcagctggtacagtgctgaAGCACCAGGACAAGCATCTTCAAGGTTCAGTCCAGTCAAAGCCTTCTGTATCAGAAACCAGCCTGTCGGAGAACAATTCTTCCCTGGATACAACCTCATCCTCACAATGTGCCACCAGTTCAGAGGGGTGTCTGCCAGCAGAAGAAAGGGCAGATTCTGAGGATTTATTAGCACCACCTGAACTTTTCCCACCATTGTCCTCTCACTTTCCTGATG TGGATGCTAAAACAATGCAAACTGCTGAGAAGCTTGCCAAGTTTGTTGCTCAGGTAGGACCAGAAATTGAGCAGTTCAGCATAGACAACAGCGCAGATAACCCAGACCTTTG GTTTCTACAGGATCGAAACAGTTCTGCTTTCAAATTTTACCGAATGAAAGTCTATGAGTTATGTCCATCTATTAACTTCAGTGCAGTGTCAGAAGCAACTGATGCTGGGGAAAGTGCTaaacctgaagagaaaaatttggatatttcagaagaggaagaggatgaagaagaggaggaagaagataaCGAGGAGGAAGTTGAGTTTGAGGAGGATATCTCCCAGCCTTTGGAAGAGATGGAgcaagcagaggagagagaagaggatgACATCTCAGCAGGTAGAAGTGTGGAAAACCTAGCTGAAGAGATGATTTCCAAAACAGGAGAGGAAATTTCAACAGGTGAAATGCAGCTAGCCACATCATCTGATGGTGCTATACCAAATCTGTCGACACAGGCATCAACTCCTGCCCCTGGTACCTTATTTCCTCGCAAACGAATCAGCAGCAAGTCTCTGAAAGTTGGTATGATTCCTGCATCTAAAAGGATTTGCCTCATAGAAGAACCAAAAG TGCATGAACCTGTGAGAATTGCTTATGATAGACCTCGTGGTTGCCCAGTTACAAAGAAGAAGAAG AAACCAAAAGATTTAGAATTTTCACACAAGAAACTGACAAACAGGAATGTGGGCTTCCAGATGCTTCAGAAGATGGGCTGGCAAGAAGGACACGGCCTTGGTACACGAGGAAAAGGAATCAGAGAGCCTGTAAAAGT GGGTGCTACCTCTGCAGGGGAGGGCTTGGGTGttgcaggggaagaaaataaagaagatgCATTTGATGTTTTCCGTCAAAGAATGATACAAATGTACAGGCAGAAAAGAGCAAGTAAATAG
- the SUGP2 gene encoding SURP and G-patch domain-containing protein 2 isoform X2: MASRRITRETFDAVVQDKVKRYRMDRSDAIEDTIHHFKAHSRLVPRPRYEDSFHDDGRYAHDNAQHHPHDDWSEDPRDDYPGPSYRSASPLVRKDNYYHEQYGRPASHDREFGCPASRDREYGRPASHDREYGRPASHDREYGHPASRDREYGRPASHDREYGRPTSHDREYGGLASHDQDYGPPDSWESTGPHETDFSSSDILGDFRSPGLMEDEYGNMENQEYDVDFGIQSDSEFRPPIRRGNIGRGRVLRGKRITRGAIKTKVFKGDIKTPLKKWNTKKLQPGPDQKPAMQPDQTPETAERPNQRPVPIQRPNQKLPPRPNQRPTITTQRPILRLPKPGHVFRNLNFDLVDKSDIFSTFGIEIIKWAGFHAIKNDAEFSRLFGALFELETETCAKMLASFKCSLKPEHRDYCFFTIKSLQHAALKTPKVDNEFLNMLLDKGAVKTKNCFFEIIKPFDKYIMRLQDRLLKGVTPLLMACNAYELSIKTSGFGNPREMASAFETTVSLCRKSLALLGQTFALASVFRQEKILEAVGLQEMAPAPTLFPNFDDSTLFGREYIENLKAWLEKSGYPIQMKKTEPESTVQLKKPSPDTKVKTPQRADRKVVETIEQLVNSIVSGTLSAKERNAQKNCPEYWFLSDEDSLEYKYYRLKLSEMQRRTSSGKEAGGEGRTLEESATESVRAMLYARRVASIKRRLFKRKRFGIITQRSIRGRKVRRATIGTQTVLSAGTVLKHQDKHLQGSVQSKPSVSETSLSENNSSLDTTSSSQCATSSEGCLPAEERADSEDLLAPPELFPPLSSHFPDVDAKTMQTAEKLAKFVAQVGPEIEQFSIDNSADNPDLWFLQDRNSSAFKFYRMKVYELCPSINFSAVSEATDAGESAKPEEKNLDISEEEEDEEEEEEDNEEEVEFEEDISQPLEEMEQAEEREEDDISAGRSVENLAEEMISKTGEEISTGEMQLATSSDGAIPNLSTQASTPAPGTLFPRKRISSKSLKVGMIPASKRICLIEEPKVHEPVRIAYDRPRGCPVTKKKKKPKDLEFSHKKLTNRNVGFQMLQKMGWQEGHGLGTRGKGIREPVKVSRLSSMKTASFSEHVN, encoded by the exons ATGGCCTCTCGGCGGATCACACGGGAGACGTTTGATGCTGTAGTGCAGGACAAAGTTAAAAGGTATCGCATGGACCGGAGTGATGCTATAGAGGACACAATCCATCATTTTAAAG CTCATTCAAGGCTAGTCCCAAGACCAAGATACGAAGACAGTTTTCATGATGATGGAAGATATGCTCATGACAACGCCCAGCACCATCCCCATGATGACTGGAGTGAAGACCCTAGAGATGACTATCCAGGACCTTCTTACAGATCTGCTAGTCCTCTTGTGAGGAAGGATAACTATTACCATGAACAGTATGGCCGCCCAGCATCTCATGACCGGGAATTTGGCTGCCCAGCTTCGCGTGACCGGGAGTACGGGCGTCCGGCGTCGCATGACCGGGAGTACGGGCGTCCGGCATCACATGATCGGGAGTATGGGCACCCAGCATCTCGCGATCGGGAGTACGGGCGTCCGGCTTCCCATGACCGGGAATATGGACGCCCAACTTCCCATGACCGGGAGTATGGCGGCCTGGCTTCTCATGACCAGGACTATGGTCCTCCTGATTCTTGGGAATCCACTGGACCACATGAAACTGATTTTAgttcttcagatattttaggTGATTTTAGATCACCAGGACTCATGGAAGATGAATATGGCAACATGGAAAACCAGGAGTATGATGTGGACTTTGGAATTCAATCTGACAGTGAGTTCCGACCCCCAATACGGAGGGGCAACATTGGCAGGGGAAGAGTTCTGCGAGGAAAGCGTATCACAAGGGGTGCTATTAAAACTAAAGTATTCAAAGGAGACATCAAAACGCCCCTAAAGAAATGGAACACTAAAAAACTGCAGCCAGGCCCGGATCAGAAGCCAGCTATGCAACCTGATCAAACGCCAGAAACGGCTGAACGACCAAACCAGAGGCCAGTGCCCATCCAGCGCCCTAATCAAAAGTTGCCTCCACGACCTAATCAGAGGCCAACTATAACAACCCAGAGACCTATTCTCAGGCTCCCAAAGCCTGGGCATGTTTTCAGAAATCTCAATTTTGACCTTGTGGACaaatctgacattttttcaACGTTTGGAATAGAAATTATAAAATGGGCTGGGTTTCACGCAATAAAAAACGATGCAGAATTTTCCCGGCTCTTTGGAGCTCTCTTTGAGTTAGAGACAGAAACCTGTGCAAAAATGCTTGCTTCGTTTAAATGCTCCTTGAAGCCAGAACACAGAGATTATTGTTTCTTTACTATCAAGAGTTTACAACATGCTGCTCTGAAAACTCCCAAAGTGGACAATGAGTTTTTAAATATGCTATTGGACAAGGGTGCTGTGAAAACAAAGAACTgcttctttgaaataataaaaccttTTGATAAATACATAATGAGGCTACAAGACCGCCTCCTGAAAGGTGTTACACCGCTGCTTATGGCCTGCAATGCTTATGAATTAAGCATTAAGACGAGCGGTTTTGGTAATCCAAGAGAAATGGCTAGTGCTTTTGAGACCACTGTTTCTCTTTGTCGTAAATCTTTAGCACTTCTGGGTCAAACCTTCGCTTTAGCATCTGTTTTTAGGCAAGAGAAAATACTTGAAGCTGTGGGGCTCCAGGAAATGGCTCCAGCACCAACACTATTCCCAAACTTTGATGATTCAACATTGTTTGGAAGGGAGTACATTGAAAACTTGAAGGCTTGGCTGGAAAAGAGTGGATATCcaattcagatgaaaaaaactgAACCAGAGTCCACAGTACAGCTTAAAAAACCCTCTCCTGACACAAAAGTTAAAA CCCCACAGCGAGCTGACCGGAAAGTTGTAGAGACAATTGAACAGCTAGTGAATAGCATTGTTTCAGGAACCTTGTCTGCCAAAGAGAGAAATGCTCAAAAGAACTGTCCTGAATATTG gTTCTTATCTGATGAAGATAGTCTAGAATACAAGTATTACAGACTGAAGTTATCAGAGATGCAAAGGCGGACATCATCTGGAAAGGAAGCAGGTGGTGAGGGCAGAACACTAGAAGAATCTGCAACAGAATCAGTCAGGGCCATGTTGTATGCCAGAAGAGTCGCAAGTATTAAGAGAAggctgtttaaaagaaaaaggtttggAATTATCACGCAACGTAGTATTCGAGGAAGGAAGGTGAGGAGAGCGACCATAGGAACACAGACTGTGCTTtcagctggtacagtgctgaAGCACCAGGACAAGCATCTTCAAGGTTCAGTCCAGTCAAAGCCTTCTGTATCAGAAACCAGCCTGTCGGAGAACAATTCTTCCCTGGATACAACCTCATCCTCACAATGTGCCACCAGTTCAGAGGGGTGTCTGCCAGCAGAAGAAAGGGCAGATTCTGAGGATTTATTAGCACCACCTGAACTTTTCCCACCATTGTCCTCTCACTTTCCTGATG TGGATGCTAAAACAATGCAAACTGCTGAGAAGCTTGCCAAGTTTGTTGCTCAGGTAGGACCAGAAATTGAGCAGTTCAGCATAGACAACAGCGCAGATAACCCAGACCTTTG GTTTCTACAGGATCGAAACAGTTCTGCTTTCAAATTTTACCGAATGAAAGTCTATGAGTTATGTCCATCTATTAACTTCAGTGCAGTGTCAGAAGCAACTGATGCTGGGGAAAGTGCTaaacctgaagagaaaaatttggatatttcagaagaggaagaggatgaagaagaggaggaagaagataaCGAGGAGGAAGTTGAGTTTGAGGAGGATATCTCCCAGCCTTTGGAAGAGATGGAgcaagcagaggagagagaagaggatgACATCTCAGCAGGTAGAAGTGTGGAAAACCTAGCTGAAGAGATGATTTCCAAAACAGGAGAGGAAATTTCAACAGGTGAAATGCAGCTAGCCACATCATCTGATGGTGCTATACCAAATCTGTCGACACAGGCATCAACTCCTGCCCCTGGTACCTTATTTCCTCGCAAACGAATCAGCAGCAAGTCTCTGAAAGTTGGTATGATTCCTGCATCTAAAAGGATTTGCCTCATAGAAGAACCAAAAG TGCATGAACCTGTGAGAATTGCTTATGATAGACCTCGTGGTTGCCCAGTTACAAAGAAGAAGAAG AAACCAAAAGATTTAGAATTTTCACACAAGAAACTGACAAACAGGAATGTGGGCTTCCAGATGCTTCAGAAGATGGGCTGGCAAGAAGGACACGGCCTTGGTACACGAGGAAAAGGAATCAGAGAGCCTGTAAAAGT tTCCAGGCTCTCTTCCATGAAGACTGCAAGCTTCAGTGAACATGTTAACTAA